A DNA window from Deinococcus multiflagellatus contains the following coding sequences:
- a CDS encoding 1,4-alpha-glucan branching enzyme, translating into MSEPLPLDHGHLQKLVTADLVRPDHLLGAHPTTENGVEGVRFGVWAPNAHHVSVVGDFNGFNGFDHPMQRLDFGFWGAFVPAARHGQRYKFRITAQDGRTEDKMDPYGTFFEVRPATASIIWNQPFTWTDDRWMGAREPGLERPVSIYEVHLPSWARRDDGWFMNYRDLAHRLGDYVQYMGYTHVELLGVMEHPFDGSWGYQVTGYYAPTSRMGSPEDFKYFVNHLHSLGIGVILDWVPGHFPTDNAGLAHFDGGPLYEYADPRKGFHQDWNTYIFDYGRNEVVMFLIGSALKWLQDFHLDGLRVDAVASMLYLDFSRTEWVPNIHGGRENLEAIAFLKRLNEVAHHMAPGCMIIAEESTSFPGVTTPAPFGLGFDYKWAMGWMNDSLRYFEQDPLWRKHHHHALTFFNVYRTSEHFVLAISHDEVVHLKKSMVAKMPGDWYAQRAGYRAFLALMWTTPGKKLLFMGQEFAQPTEWNHDAPLPWHLADVPDHRGVMNLVRRLNGLYRTRPDWHVGDTKEEGMLWLSADDTESSVYAFVRRDPQGGAWSVVVANLTPVYREGYPVGVPQGGAYRLLLSTDDGDYGGFGTQQPDLLAKEEGWHGQTHHLRLNLPPNSVLVLSPAHELADGEAAEAEAVEVASAQP; encoded by the coding sequence ATGAGTGAACCGCTTCCGCTGGATCATGGGCACCTGCAAAAACTGGTCACGGCGGACCTCGTGCGCCCCGATCACCTGCTGGGCGCGCACCCCACCACAGAAAACGGGGTAGAGGGCGTGCGGTTTGGCGTCTGGGCCCCCAATGCCCACCATGTGAGTGTGGTCGGCGACTTTAACGGCTTCAATGGCTTTGACCATCCCATGCAGCGCCTGGATTTTGGCTTCTGGGGGGCCTTTGTGCCGGCGGCGCGCCACGGGCAGCGCTACAAGTTCCGTATCACCGCCCAGGACGGCCGCACCGAGGACAAGATGGACCCCTACGGCACCTTTTTCGAGGTGCGCCCGGCCACCGCCAGCATCATCTGGAACCAGCCGTTCACCTGGACTGACGACCGCTGGATGGGGGCCCGCGAGCCGGGGCTGGAGCGCCCGGTCAGCATCTACGAGGTGCACCTGCCCTCGTGGGCGCGGCGCGACGACGGCTGGTTCATGAATTACCGCGACCTTGCCCACCGCCTGGGCGACTACGTGCAGTACATGGGCTACACCCATGTGGAACTGCTGGGGGTCATGGAGCACCCCTTTGACGGCTCGTGGGGCTATCAGGTCACCGGGTACTACGCGCCCACCAGCCGCATGGGCAGCCCCGAGGACTTCAAGTATTTCGTCAACCACCTGCACAGCCTGGGGATCGGTGTGATTCTGGACTGGGTGCCGGGGCATTTTCCCACCGATAACGCGGGCCTGGCGCACTTTGACGGCGGCCCGCTGTACGAATACGCCGACCCCCGCAAGGGCTTTCACCAGGACTGGAACACCTACATTTTCGACTATGGCCGCAACGAGGTCGTGATGTTCCTGATCGGTTCGGCCCTGAAGTGGCTGCAGGACTTTCACCTGGACGGCCTGCGGGTGGACGCCGTGGCCAGCATGCTGTACCTGGATTTCTCGCGCACCGAGTGGGTGCCCAACATTCACGGCGGGCGCGAGAACCTCGAAGCCATCGCCTTTCTCAAGCGTCTGAACGAGGTCGCGCACCACATGGCCCCGGGCTGCATGATCATTGCCGAGGAAAGCACCTCGTTCCCGGGCGTGACCACCCCGGCGCCGTTTGGCCTGGGCTTTGACTACAAATGGGCGATGGGCTGGATGAACGACAGCCTGCGCTACTTCGAGCAGGACCCGCTGTGGCGCAAGCACCACCATCACGCCCTGACGTTTTTCAACGTGTACCGCACCAGTGAGCACTTTGTGCTGGCGATCAGCCACGACGAGGTGGTGCACCTGAAAAAGAGCATGGTGGCCAAGATGCCGGGCGACTGGTATGCCCAGCGCGCCGGCTACCGCGCCTTTCTGGCCCTGATGTGGACCACGCCGGGCAAGAAGCTGCTGTTCATGGGCCAGGAGTTCGCACAGCCCACCGAATGGAACCACGACGCCCCGCTGCCCTGGCACCTGGCCGATGTGCCCGACCACCGGGGCGTGATGAATCTGGTGCGGCGCCTGAACGGCCTGTACCGCACCCGCCCGGACTGGCATGTGGGTGACACCAAAGAAGAAGGCATGCTCTGGCTGAGCGCCGACGACACCGAGAGCAGCGTGTACGCCTTTGTGCGCCGCGATCCGCAGGGGGGGGCCTGGAGCGTGGTGGTGGCCAACCTGACCCCGGTGTACCGCGAAGGCTACCCGGTGGGCGTGCCGCAGGGCGGCGCCTACCGCCTGCTGCTCTCTACCGATGACGGCGACTACGGCGGCTTTGGCACCCAGCAGCCCGACCTGCTGGCGAAGGAGGAAGGGTGGCACGGCCAGACCCACCACCTGCGTCTGAACCTGCCCCCCAACAGTGTGCTGGTGCTGAGCCCGGCCCACGAACTGGCCGACGGAGAAGCTGCGGAGGCCGAAGCGGTAGAGGTGGCCTCGGCTCAGCCGTAA